One genomic window of Halorhabdus sp. CBA1104 includes the following:
- the aroA gene encoding 3-phosphoshikimate 1-carboxyvinyltransferase — protein sequence MDVHVSQSTVDGTVQAPPSKSYTHRAILAAGYADGATVRDPLVSADTEATMGAVEAYGGSVDRGDGTLEITGFDGKPSVPDDIVTCANSGTTMRLVTATAALADGITVLTGDDSLRSRPQGPLLDGIEQLDGRAESTRGNGQAPLVVKGPVDGGEVSIPGDVSSQYITALLMAGAVTDDGIEIDLETELKSAPYVDITIEVLAAFGVETVSTAEGFEVEGGQTYDPAGGEYAVPGDFSSMSYLLAAGALAAPDGLTVTSAHPSAQGDSAIVDVLERMGADIEWDREAGEITVEQSDLTGIEVSVADTPDLLPTIAVLGAVAEGDTRIVDCEHVRFKETDRVRAMAEELGAMGANVTEQQDVLTIHGGDTELSGANVDGRADHRIVMSLAIAGLVADGETTVRGGEHVDVSFPNFFDVLDSMGGRVRQE from the coding sequence ATGGATGTCCACGTTTCCCAGTCGACGGTCGACGGGACAGTACAGGCACCGCCGTCGAAGAGTTATACGCACCGTGCAATCCTCGCCGCGGGGTACGCCGACGGTGCAACCGTTCGAGATCCGCTCGTCAGCGCCGACACGGAGGCGACGATGGGGGCTGTCGAGGCCTACGGCGGCAGCGTCGATCGCGGTGACGGCACCCTCGAAATCACCGGTTTCGATGGGAAACCGTCGGTACCCGATGATATCGTCACGTGTGCAAACAGCGGCACGACGATGCGCCTGGTGACAGCCACGGCCGCCCTCGCCGACGGGATCACGGTCCTGACGGGGGATGACTCGCTCAGATCGCGCCCGCAGGGGCCGCTACTGGACGGGATCGAACAGCTCGATGGGCGCGCAGAGAGCACGCGTGGGAACGGCCAGGCCCCACTCGTCGTGAAGGGGCCTGTCGACGGCGGGGAAGTGTCGATCCCCGGGGACGTCTCCTCGCAGTATATCACAGCGCTGCTGATGGCCGGTGCCGTCACCGACGACGGCATCGAGATCGATCTGGAGACCGAATTGAAATCCGCACCGTACGTCGACATCACGATCGAGGTTCTGGCGGCGTTCGGCGTCGAGACAGTATCGACGGCTGAGGGATTCGAAGTCGAGGGCGGTCAGACGTACGATCCTGCGGGCGGCGAGTACGCTGTCCCGGGGGACTTCTCCTCGATGTCTTATCTCTTGGCAGCGGGCGCCCTCGCCGCACCGGACGGGCTGACGGTCACGAGCGCCCACCCGAGCGCACAGGGTGACTCAGCGATCGTGGACGTGCTCGAACGCATGGGGGCCGACATCGAGTGGGACCGTGAGGCAGGCGAGATTACCGTCGAGCAGTCCGATCTGACGGGCATCGAAGTCAGCGTCGCGGACACGCCCGACCTCCTGCCGACGATCGCGGTCCTCGGTGCAGTTGCCGAGGGCGACACACGGATCGTCGACTGCGAACACGTCCGCTTCAAGGAGACCGACCGCGTTCGCGCGATGGCCGAGGAACTCGGTGCGATGGGGGCGAACGTCACCGAACAGCAGGACGTGCTGACGATCCACGGCGGCGACACCGAACTCTCGGGTGCGAACGTAGACGGACGGGCCGACCACCGGATCGTGATGTCCCTGGCGATCGCCGGGCTGGTTGCCGACGGCGAGACGACCGTCCGGGGTGGCGAACACGTCGACGTGTCGTTCCCGAATTTCTTCGACGTTCTGGACTCGATGGGCGGGCGCGTCCGCCAGGAGTGA
- a CDS encoding DUF2391 domain-containing protein — protein MGSFDGPASDGPPDQPNVADLLDELDELEATVDSPEERERVESVRETALSVSSSGPFGRVISGFDRADASEALLGSVLFGIPMFVEGGTSEVGNYLAAHPYFLVGTVGCTFALVAGILYVAEIQDVRVVDPYFGFIPQRFAGVLVIASVTALVLMTLWGRLTWSEPLVVAGELATAILPMAVGGALGDILPGS, from the coding sequence ATGGGAAGCTTCGACGGACCGGCATCGGACGGGCCACCCGACCAGCCCAACGTCGCCGATCTGCTCGACGAACTGGACGAGCTCGAGGCAACGGTCGACTCTCCGGAGGAACGCGAGCGCGTCGAGTCCGTGCGGGAAACTGCACTCTCGGTCAGCAGCAGTGGCCCCTTCGGCCGGGTGATCTCCGGGTTCGACCGCGCGGACGCCTCGGAAGCACTACTTGGCAGCGTCCTCTTTGGCATCCCGATGTTCGTCGAAGGCGGGACGAGCGAAGTCGGTAACTATCTCGCGGCCCACCCGTACTTTCTGGTTGGAACAGTCGGATGTACGTTCGCACTCGTGGCCGGGATCCTCTACGTCGCCGAGATTCAGGACGTTCGCGTGGTCGACCCGTACTTCGGATTCATCCCCCAGCGGTTCGCCGGCGTCCTGGTGATCGCATCCGTGACAGCACTGGTGTTGATGACGCTGTGGGGTCGCCTAACGTGGTCCGAACCGTTAGTCGTAGCCGGGGAACTCGCCACCGCGATCCTGCCGATGGCCGTTGGCGGCGCGCTCGGGGATATCTTGCCCGGTTCCTGA
- a CDS encoding SRPBCC family protein: MQTVTVSRDVPAAPDAVSNGFDDVGAFMRAAGFDSVTVEGDTVTVGRTIGLAELELTLELVERDVDLAYEQVEGMFDEMTTSYRVDGDGDGTSVTATTEFELGGMIGSALDATLIKRQRTQELQDQLAYLEEVATTE, encoded by the coding sequence ATGCAAACAGTCACTGTCTCGCGGGACGTTCCCGCAGCTCCCGACGCGGTCAGCAACGGGTTCGACGACGTGGGGGCGTTCATGCGTGCAGCCGGCTTCGATTCGGTCACGGTCGAGGGCGATACCGTGACTGTCGGGCGGACGATCGGTCTGGCGGAGCTCGAACTGACACTCGAACTCGTCGAACGTGACGTGGATCTGGCGTACGAACAGGTCGAGGGGATGTTCGACGAAATGACGACGAGCTACCGGGTCGACGGCGACGGAGACGGAACGAGCGTCACAGCGACCACGGAGTTCGAACTCGGTGGGATGATCGGCTCGGCACTGGACGCGACGCTGATCAAACGCCAGCGGACACAGGAACTGCAAGACCAACTCGCCTATCTCGAAGAAGTCGCCACGACGGAGTAA
- a CDS encoding helix-turn-helix domain-containing protein, with translation MVHATLTLSIPRRIWIGALSMDHPESRIRVLSAFPKGDESGVGLVEVDGPDVPAVVRAIDDEETVTDLAVLGRHDDQALVQFETTDPLLLFPIVGSGIPLELPFDIRDGQARWELTASQDRLSELGEQLETLGISFTVEQLRQHVEPEQVLTDRQTTIVREAIDRGYYDTPRECTLTELAENMDMAKSTCSETLHRAEEKIVKQFFEDEPTASARRTI, from the coding sequence ATGGTACACGCGACGTTGACGTTGTCGATCCCGCGTCGAATCTGGATCGGTGCGCTCTCGATGGATCACCCGGAGTCTCGAATTCGCGTCCTCTCTGCGTTTCCGAAAGGCGACGAGTCGGGCGTCGGGCTCGTGGAAGTCGACGGCCCGGATGTCCCCGCAGTCGTGCGAGCGATCGACGACGAGGAGACCGTCACGGATCTGGCAGTGTTGGGCCGTCACGACGACCAGGCCTTAGTCCAATTCGAGACGACCGACCCACTGTTGCTGTTTCCGATCGTCGGCTCGGGCATCCCCTTAGAGCTGCCATTCGACATCCGCGATGGGCAAGCCCGCTGGGAGTTGACCGCCTCTCAAGATCGCCTCTCGGAACTCGGCGAGCAACTGGAGACACTTGGGATCTCCTTTACGGTCGAACAACTCCGCCAGCACGTCGAGCCCGAACAAGTACTGACCGATCGCCAGACGACGATCGTCCGGGAAGCGATCGATCGCGGCTACTACGACACCCCGCGGGAGTGTACGCTGACCGAACTCGCCGAGAACATGGACATGGCGAAATCGACCTGCAGCGAGACGCTCCACCGCGCCGAAGAGAAGATCGTCAAGCAGTTCTTCGAGGACGAACCGACCGCGAGCGCGCGGCGAACAATCTGA
- a CDS encoding inositol monophosphatase, which translates to MGRTDNLTADASLAIAREATEAGAKIACRYFRAGIDNEFKRDRMDPVSKADQEAQARIIDVLDERDPAAAIVGEENDARKTVPESGAAWIIDPIDGTNNFVRGNRLWSVSLARTVDGEPVAAATTLPATDDTYAAGGDVVERNGVDHSVSDRTDPASLIVAPIFGLKQRDRDEYDHVTSYIHHELGDLRRLGSGQTSLAMVACGEIDAAISTVHMTAWDTVAGAHMVRAGGGRVTDLSGDRWRHDSDSLIATNGAVHEDVVASLRERLDRE; encoded by the coding sequence GTGGGACGAACTGACAATTTGACGGCCGACGCATCGCTCGCAATTGCTCGTGAGGCCACCGAAGCCGGCGCTAAAATCGCCTGTCGATATTTCCGTGCGGGGATCGACAACGAGTTCAAGCGCGACCGGATGGATCCGGTTTCCAAAGCTGATCAGGAGGCTCAAGCGCGGATTATCGACGTGCTCGACGAGCGCGACCCGGCAGCTGCGATCGTCGGCGAAGAGAACGACGCCCGCAAGACCGTTCCCGAGTCGGGGGCGGCCTGGATCATCGATCCGATCGACGGGACGAACAACTTCGTCCGGGGCAATCGACTCTGGAGTGTCTCCCTCGCCCGGACAGTCGATGGCGAACCCGTCGCCGCCGCGACGACGTTGCCAGCCACTGACGATACCTATGCGGCCGGTGGGGACGTCGTCGAGCGCAACGGCGTCGACCACTCGGTCAGCGACCGGACCGATCCCGCCTCGCTGATCGTCGCGCCTATCTTCGGGCTGAAGCAGCGTGATCGAGACGAGTACGACCACGTGACGAGTTACATCCACCACGAATTGGGTGACTTGCGCCGACTGGGCAGCGGCCAGACCTCGCTTGCCATGGTCGCCTGCGGTGAGATCGACGCCGCGATCTCGACGGTCCACATGACGGCCTGGGATACCGTCGCCGGGGCGCACATGGTTCGGGCTGGCGGTGGCCGAGTCACTGACCTGTCCGGGGATCGCTGGCGACACGACAGCGACTCGTTGATCGCGACCAACGGGGCGGTTCACGAGGACGTAGTGGCTTCCCTTCGGGAACGTCTCGATCGCGAGTGA
- a CDS encoding inorganic phosphate transporter: MISLLLALGVLVATFVGFNIGGSSTGVAWGPAVGAEVVNKTAAAGLMTVFVFVGGWTLGRNVIDTLGGDLVPGFSLTAATVILSFIGLGMLVANIYGVPVSTSMTAVGAISGYGFATNTLDRAALGGIVVWWLIAPIVGFWLGSLIGRYIYPYLEQRVSIPESEGPLLTYRWVAIVPMPQLGPGTTSRELYSAILVLLIACYMSFSAGASNVANAVAPLVGGGSLDIGVAVLLGTIAIGIGAFTIARRTMESVGNDITDLPMLAAMVVMVVASTITTFLSWIGIPMSLAMATIMTIVGLGWGRATRTATVPELVTGEAETNISVDTLAAETDDGPAPIGEEDPEDITTATQLFNPGTVVRFVSFWILGPSMATLLSFSFFTVF; the protein is encoded by the coding sequence ATGATCAGTCTCTTGCTGGCACTTGGGGTTCTCGTTGCGACGTTCGTCGGCTTCAATATCGGTGGTTCTTCGACGGGTGTCGCCTGGGGGCCGGCCGTCGGTGCCGAAGTTGTCAACAAGACGGCTGCGGCCGGGTTGATGACGGTGTTCGTCTTCGTGGGTGGGTGGACGCTGGGCCGGAACGTCATCGATACGCTCGGTGGCGACCTCGTCCCGGGATTCTCCTTGACGGCTGCGACGGTCATCCTCTCGTTCATCGGGCTGGGCATGCTGGTCGCCAACATCTACGGTGTCCCCGTCTCCACGTCGATGACTGCCGTGGGTGCGATCTCCGGGTACGGCTTCGCGACGAATACGCTCGATCGGGCTGCTCTCGGTGGGATCGTCGTCTGGTGGCTTATCGCACCGATCGTCGGGTTCTGGCTGGGCAGTCTCATCGGCCGGTACATCTACCCGTATCTCGAGCAGCGCGTCTCGATTCCCGAGTCCGAGGGACCGCTTCTCACGTATCGCTGGGTGGCGATCGTTCCAATGCCACAACTCGGCCCCGGAACCACGAGCCGTGAACTGTACAGTGCCATTCTCGTGTTGCTCATCGCCTGCTACATGTCTTTCAGTGCCGGCGCGAGCAACGTGGCAAACGCCGTTGCACCGCTGGTCGGCGGCGGAAGTCTCGATATCGGAGTCGCTGTCCTCCTCGGGACCATAGCGATCGGCATTGGGGCCTTTACGATCGCCCGGCGGACGATGGAGTCGGTCGGCAACGACATTACCGACCTGCCGATGCTGGCCGCGATGGTTGTCATGGTCGTTGCCTCGACGATCACGACGTTCCTGTCCTGGATCGGAATCCCGATGAGCCTGGCCATGGCGACGATCATGACGATCGTCGGCCTCGGATGGGGCCGGGCGACGCGGACCGCGACTGTCCCGGAGCTCGTCACGGGCGAGGCAGAGACCAACATCTCCGTCGATACGCTCGCGGCTGAGACCGACGACGGTCCCGCCCCCATCGGCGAGGAAGACCCCGAAGATATCACAACGGCCACCCAGCTGTTCAATCCGGGGACGGTCGTCAGATTCGTCTCGTTTTGGATCCTCGGCCCCAGCATGGCGACGCTCCTGTCGTTTTCGTTTTTCACTGTCTTCTGA
- a CDS encoding universal stress protein, translating into MVDRLLVAMDDSEMAAQTLRYALDAFPDAEVTAFHVVGEPSPWMGAAMSLAIDDDLETAKRDHAESVLETAKAIGAENGREIRTDIGMGSPARAIVDRATDFDHVVIGTHSGSLVDRLLVGNVAEKVFRRSPVPVTVVR; encoded by the coding sequence ATGGTCGATCGCCTGCTCGTTGCCATGGACGACTCGGAGATGGCCGCACAGACACTTCGGTACGCCCTCGATGCCTTTCCGGACGCCGAGGTGACGGCGTTCCACGTCGTCGGCGAACCCTCGCCGTGGATGGGCGCGGCCATGAGCCTCGCGATCGACGACGATCTCGAGACCGCAAAGAGAGACCATGCCGAGTCCGTTCTCGAGACAGCCAAAGCGATCGGGGCCGAAAACGGTCGCGAGATCCGAACCGACATCGGGATGGGGAGCCCAGCAAGAGCGATCGTCGATCGCGCCACGGACTTCGATCACGTCGTGATCGGTACCCACAGCGGGTCGCTCGTCGATCGGTTACTCGTTGGAAACGTCGCAGAGAAGGTCTTTCGCCGTTCGCCCGTGCCGGTGACTGTCGTCCGATAA
- a CDS encoding TrmB family transcriptional regulator — translation MEPDELQAALENAGLTAYQAEAYLTVLDLGMTPAVKVAQNSSIPTSQIYKILRDLERQGYVETIDRDQLHVRPTEPEVVLDQLRSQGRRLQDAADDIEDRWERPHLTEHGMSVVKHQETIIERARETFADSESLIEAVLTGKQFESLLPALREAKSSGVVVRASVYADPESKAAVEELPYEDAVTELRWSYIPGPSLAVVDRRHCYFAPNTRAPEQYGIMIDDDILSFIFHWYFYTCNWSLNERAYVDTDEGWSFVTLEEFIQDFSLLFDEPVDVSIVATGYDNQTHQVETVSGQVIDTFYQDDFRIEDPPSIDQLASGLTVTIDNDGTPYTIGSWGSVFEDMEAYRIHIDEISLAPPSQTRPSRLSDFLIDDPSPE, via the coding sequence ATGGAACCCGACGAGTTACAGGCGGCCTTGGAGAACGCTGGCCTCACCGCCTATCAGGCCGAGGCGTATCTCACTGTCTTGGATCTCGGTATGACCCCTGCCGTCAAGGTCGCCCAGAACTCATCGATTCCAACGTCACAGATTTACAAGATTCTCCGCGACCTCGAACGCCAAGGGTACGTCGAGACGATCGACCGCGATCAGCTACACGTCCGGCCAACTGAACCCGAAGTCGTGCTCGACCAGCTACGGTCCCAGGGCCGGCGGCTTCAGGATGCAGCGGATGATATCGAGGATCGGTGGGAACGGCCCCACCTCACCGAGCACGGGATGAGCGTCGTCAAACATCAGGAGACGATCATCGAACGGGCCAGAGAAACGTTCGCAGACAGTGAGAGCTTGATCGAAGCCGTGCTGACCGGCAAACAGTTCGAGTCGCTGCTACCGGCCCTTCGAGAAGCCAAGTCTTCGGGTGTCGTCGTCCGCGCCAGTGTCTATGCCGATCCCGAAAGCAAGGCAGCCGTCGAAGAGCTACCTTACGAGGATGCGGTGACGGAACTACGTTGGTCGTACATCCCGGGGCCGTCTCTGGCTGTCGTCGACCGTCGCCACTGCTATTTTGCACCGAACACGCGTGCACCGGAGCAGTACGGCATCATGATCGACGACGACATTCTTTCGTTTATCTTCCACTGGTACTTCTATACGTGCAACTGGTCACTGAACGAACGGGCGTACGTCGACACGGACGAGGGCTGGTCGTTTGTCACCTTAGAGGAGTTCATCCAGGATTTCAGTCTACTGTTCGACGAACCCGTCGATGTCTCGATTGTCGCCACTGGATACGACAACCAGACGCACCAAGTCGAAACCGTCTCTGGCCAGGTCATCGACACCTTCTATCAGGACGATTTCCGGATCGAGGATCCGCCTTCGATCGATCAGCTTGCTTCGGGGCTTACCGTGACCATCGACAACGATGGGACGCCGTACACGATCGGGAGTTGGGGCTCAGTCTTCGAAGATATGGAGGCCTACCGGATTCATATCGACGAGATTTCGCTCGCTCCGCCATCCCAGACCCGACCGTCCAGGCTCAGTGACTTCCTCATCGACGATCCATCCCCCGAGTGA
- a CDS encoding universal stress protein yields the protein MVETVLVPFDGSQMSERALEYVGREHPETAVHLLYVLDHVEASYEFDWTSLPGYWDNGSQEATDRGRAILDDAEEAAQRAGLTVAERELLVGRPATRIVEYGEEHDIHLIVMGTHGRQGLSRYILGSVTERVLRRSSVPVTVVR from the coding sequence ATGGTCGAGACGGTCCTCGTCCCGTTCGACGGCTCCCAGATGTCCGAACGAGCCCTCGAGTACGTCGGTCGGGAACACCCCGAGACGGCAGTCCATCTCCTCTACGTGCTCGATCACGTCGAAGCGAGCTACGAGTTCGATTGGACGTCACTGCCTGGATACTGGGACAACGGGTCACAGGAAGCGACCGACCGTGGCCGGGCCATTCTCGACGACGCAGAGGAAGCCGCCCAGCGGGCTGGCCTGACTGTCGCCGAACGCGAGCTCCTGGTGGGGCGTCCAGCCACGCGTATCGTCGAATACGGCGAGGAACACGACATACACCTCATCGTGATGGGGACCCACGGCCGGCAAGGACTGTCTCGATACATTCTGGGCAGCGTCACCGAGCGCGTCCTGCGGCGGTCGAGTGTCCCGGTGACGGTCGTTCGCTGA
- a CDS encoding cation-translocating P-type ATPase: MSGACTLCDLPTPDPPVTDEDVPGTFCCQGCLEVARQVEDVDATDAEAARESVQTGDVEAADGETAYLSVEGMHCATCEAFVESQAVGDGGVQAAQASYPASTVKVVYDPDRTEPDAIAETISGLGYDASEREQGDRDTATIQQGRLLIGGFFGMMTMVWYVLFLYPTYLGFEGAALLNVDGPAGAYLLANVWVMATIVLGYTGFPILRGAYVSLRAGYPNMDLLVALAASTAYLYSAIAFLLGHTELYFDITVVVVVVVSLGNYYEQRIKRRAAAGLSELTARQVDRARRRGPDGIEDVSVEALAPDDEVIVESGERVPVDGTVVEGSAAVDESLVTGESLPERKAPGDSVIGGSMVTDGGLVVSVAAEATSTLDRLVDHLWAIQSSRPGVQRLADRIAAVFVPGVVALAIAAFVVHLALGAAPTAALLTGLAVLIVSCPCALGLATPLAVASGIRAALDRGIVVTDGAAFERAEAADVVVFDKTGTLTTGELSLLETPDEAALRRAAALEQFADHPIASAIVDAAADPLPEVSDVQTHPGRGVSGTVDGEAVLVGSVALFEAREASIPMALRDRVEAARERGTIPALIGWDGQARGFVVAGDQPRPGWEATVEQLATDHEIVVLTGDSERAAARFRDHSAVDSVFAGVPPEGKAATIRQLGVDRTVAMVGDGSNDAPALAEADLGIAVATGTELAADAADAVVTHDDLSLVPDVFRLLTAARRRIRQNLGWAFLYNAVALPVAVAGLLNPLVAAVAMATSSLLVVANSARSLS; encoded by the coding sequence ATGTCCGGCGCCTGTACACTCTGTGACCTGCCGACGCCCGATCCGCCCGTGACCGACGAGGATGTCCCGGGGACGTTCTGCTGTCAAGGGTGTCTCGAAGTCGCTCGCCAGGTCGAAGACGTCGATGCTACCGATGCGGAAGCCGCCCGCGAGTCAGTCCAGACTGGCGACGTCGAGGCGGCCGACGGCGAGACGGCCTATCTCTCGGTCGAGGGGATGCACTGTGCGACCTGCGAGGCGTTCGTCGAGTCCCAGGCGGTCGGTGACGGCGGCGTCCAGGCGGCCCAGGCCAGCTATCCCGCGAGCACGGTGAAAGTCGTCTACGATCCCGACCGGACCGAACCCGATGCCATCGCCGAAACGATCTCCGGCCTGGGATACGACGCGAGCGAACGCGAGCAGGGCGATCGTGACACAGCGACGATCCAGCAGGGCCGCCTGCTGATCGGCGGCTTCTTCGGCATGATGACGATGGTCTGGTACGTCCTCTTTCTGTACCCGACGTATCTGGGATTCGAGGGCGCAGCCCTGCTGAACGTCGACGGACCGGCCGGGGCCTATCTGTTGGCGAACGTCTGGGTCATGGCTACGATCGTCCTCGGATACACGGGCTTTCCGATCCTCCGGGGGGCGTACGTCAGCCTCCGGGCCGGCTACCCGAACATGGATCTGTTGGTGGCACTGGCGGCCTCGACGGCCTATCTCTACAGTGCGATCGCCTTCTTGCTGGGCCACACCGAGCTGTACTTCGACATCACTGTCGTGGTCGTTGTGGTCGTCTCACTCGGCAACTACTACGAACAGCGGATCAAACGCCGTGCGGCCGCGGGATTGAGCGAACTCACCGCCAGGCAAGTCGATCGCGCTCGTCGCCGCGGCCCCGACGGTATCGAAGACGTCAGCGTCGAGGCACTCGCCCCCGACGACGAGGTGATCGTCGAGAGCGGCGAGCGCGTCCCCGTCGACGGCACTGTCGTCGAAGGCAGCGCGGCCGTCGACGAGTCCCTGGTGACCGGTGAGTCTTTGCCCGAGCGGAAAGCGCCCGGCGATTCGGTCATCGGTGGCTCGATGGTGACCGACGGCGGCCTGGTCGTTTCGGTCGCGGCCGAGGCCACGAGCACGCTGGATCGCCTCGTCGACCACCTCTGGGCTATCCAGAGTTCCCGGCCTGGCGTCCAGCGATTGGCCGACCGGATCGCCGCCGTGTTCGTCCCAGGCGTCGTCGCACTCGCGATCGCTGCGTTCGTCGTTCACCTCGCACTCGGGGCCGCGCCGACGGCTGCGCTTCTGACGGGACTGGCGGTGTTGATCGTCTCCTGTCCGTGTGCGCTCGGCCTGGCAACGCCGCTTGCGGTCGCCTCGGGAATCCGCGCGGCGCTCGATCGGGGGATCGTCGTCACGGACGGCGCAGCCTTCGAACGCGCGGAGGCGGCTGACGTCGTCGTCTTCGACAAGACGGGGACGCTGACGACGGGTGAGCTTTCGCTGCTGGAGACACCCGATGAGGCCGCCTTGCGGCGAGCCGCGGCGCTCGAACAGTTCGCCGACCACCCCATCGCTTCCGCGATCGTCGACGCGGCGGCCGACCCGCTGCCCGAAGTCAGCGACGTCCAGACTCATCCAGGGCGAGGCGTCTCGGGGACAGTCGACGGCGAGGCCGTTCTCGTCGGTTCTGTCGCACTGTTCGAGGCCCGGGAGGCGTCGATCCCAATGGCGTTGCGCGATCGGGTTGAAGCGGCCCGCGAACGGGGAACGATCCCGGCACTGATCGGCTGGGACGGCCAGGCTCGCGGGTTCGTCGTCGCCGGCGATCAGCCCCGGCCCGGGTGGGAAGCGACCGTCGAGCAACTCGCGACCGATCACGAAATCGTCGTCCTCACCGGCGACAGCGAGCGAGCGGCCGCCCGGTTCCGCGACCACTCCGCGGTCGATTCTGTGTTTGCGGGCGTCCCGCCGGAAGGCAAGGCCGCAACCATTCGGCAGCTCGGAGTCGACCGGACCGTGGCCATGGTGGGCGATGGGAGTAACGACGCGCCCGCACTGGCCGAAGCAGACCTTGGTATCGCCGTCGCCACGGGGACCGAACTCGCCGCCGATGCCGCCGACGCCGTGGTGACGCACGACGATCTCTCCCTGGTCCCGGACGTCTTCAGGCTGCTGACTGCTGCGCGTCGCCGTATCAGACAGAATCTCGGGTGGGCGTTTCTCTACAACGCCGTTGCGCTCCCGGTCGCGGTCGCCGGCCTGTTGAATCCCCTCGTGGCTGCGGTGGCGATGGCGACCAGCAGTCTGCTGGTCGTCGCCAACTCCGCGCGGTCGCTGTCTTGA
- a CDS encoding sulfite exporter TauE/SafE family protein produces MSAVLTDPSLAVLFAVGLFGGAHCLGMCGPLVTLYGDRMAGKEARGPSFHALRQHGLFNLGRTISYTAIGGLLGALGALATGAVGGLPVATTLRGGTGVLVGGAIVVLGLGYVFTGTSPTGRSLPLVGGVFQRVTGALTARVDRYVDGPGILALGAVHGLLPCPLLYPAYLYALSSGSALTGALALGVLGIGTIPALFAYGTAFQSLSVAARRRIHRALGVAFVVLGTIPLAKGLSLFGVAVPHLPLPMPPAL; encoded by the coding sequence ATGAGCGCGGTACTTACCGACCCGAGTCTCGCCGTGCTGTTTGCCGTTGGGCTGTTCGGTGGCGCCCACTGTCTGGGGATGTGTGGCCCGCTGGTGACGCTGTACGGCGATCGGATGGCCGGCAAAGAGGCCCGTGGCCCGAGTTTCCACGCCCTCCGCCAGCACGGCCTGTTCAATCTCGGGCGGACGATCAGTTACACCGCGATCGGCGGCCTGCTGGGTGCGCTGGGCGCACTCGCGACCGGTGCCGTTGGCGGACTGCCGGTAGCAACGACGTTGCGTGGTGGGACTGGTGTCTTGGTCGGCGGAGCCATCGTCGTGCTCGGCCTGGGCTACGTCTTTACCGGCACGAGTCCGACCGGCAGGTCGCTGCCGCTGGTCGGCGGCGTCTTTCAGCGCGTGACCGGCGCGCTGACGGCCCGGGTCGATCGCTACGTCGACGGCCCGGGAATCCTCGCTCTCGGTGCTGTCCACGGACTGCTTCCCTGTCCGCTACTGTACCCGGCCTATCTGTACGCGCTGTCGTCCGGGTCGGCCCTGACTGGCGCACTTGCACTCGGCGTGCTCGGGATCGGGACGATTCCGGCGCTGTTCGCCTACGGGACGGCCTTCCAGTCGCTTTCGGTCGCCGCCCGTCGGCGGATCCACCGTGCCCTCGGCGTGGCCTTTGTCGTCCTCGGGACGATTCCACTCGCGAAGGGACTGTCACTGTTTGGCGTTGCCGTTCCCCATCTACCGCTGCCGATGCCGCCTGCCCTCTGA